In Leptospira congkakensis, a single window of DNA contains:
- a CDS encoding metallophosphoesterase gives MKNKFIKTSAIVFFLILVNSLFVERYLVRMPVYEIESNKIPKSFDGYRIAVLSDLHYGFLVPEFWIANTLNKINEQNPDLIVGIGDYVKKRNFDQELINVWKLLGILKAKDGELFVNGNHDHWANHNLSLKLLEESGKSARNRIVFINKGVDQIAIAGLGDYWEDHIPIDDVLRGSSQKDFRIVLAHNPDSANAPHSGKIDLFIAGHTHGGQVRIPFLNKSPVLPVQDKNFDIGIKKSKYNELVFISAGVGWSIIPVRFYCPVEVPIIVLRSK, from the coding sequence ATGAAAAATAAATTTATTAAAACTTCTGCCATTGTTTTCTTTCTGATTTTAGTAAATTCTTTGTTCGTGGAAAGGTATTTGGTCCGAATGCCCGTGTATGAAATTGAATCAAATAAAATACCAAAAAGTTTCGATGGATACCGAATTGCTGTTTTGTCGGATTTGCATTATGGTTTTTTAGTTCCTGAATTCTGGATTGCAAATACTCTAAACAAGATCAATGAACAAAATCCAGATTTAATTGTAGGCATTGGCGACTATGTTAAAAAAAGAAATTTTGATCAAGAATTGATCAATGTCTGGAAATTGCTTGGAATTTTAAAAGCAAAAGATGGTGAATTATTTGTCAATGGGAACCACGATCATTGGGCAAATCACAATTTATCTCTAAAATTATTAGAGGAAAGTGGGAAGTCGGCTCGTAATAGAATTGTATTTATAAATAAAGGTGTCGATCAAATCGCCATTGCTGGGTTAGGTGACTATTGGGAAGACCATATACCGATTGATGATGTTCTAAGAGGATCAAGTCAAAAAGATTTTAGAATAGTATTGGCTCATAACCCCGATTCTGCAAATGCTCCTCATTCTGGAAAAATTGATTTATTCATTGCGGGACATACCCATGGCGGACAGGTTAGAATCCCTTTCTTAAACAAATCTCCTGTTTTGCCGGTGCAAGATAAAAACTTCGATATTGGTATTAAGAAATCTAAATACAATGAGTTGGTGTTTATTTCGGCAGGTGTAGGGTGGTCAATCATTCCTGTTCGGTTTTATTGCCCAGTAGAAGTTCCTATCATCGTTTTGCGTTCTAAGTAG
- the pyrH gene encoding UMP kinase, with translation MGTSPRFKRILIKLSGEALAGEGELGIDTNKTFSLAGQIKEVHDLGLEVAVVVGGGNMIRGETLAKSGMDRATADYMGMLGTIMNGLALQDACEKQGMFTRVLSAIEMKSVAEPYIRRRAVRHLEKNRVIIFAGGTGNPYFTTDTTASLRAVEVGCEVILKATKVDGVYTADPKKDPTAKRYLEVSFMESIKHRLKVMDSTALSLCMDNNMPIIVFDIFKAGNLRKLIDGEPIGTLISNSEEVILDGR, from the coding sequence GTGGGAACTAGTCCGCGTTTCAAAAGAATTCTTATCAAACTCTCCGGCGAGGCTCTTGCCGGTGAGGGTGAACTTGGTATTGATACCAATAAAACATTTTCACTTGCCGGACAAATCAAAGAAGTTCATGACTTAGGTCTAGAAGTTGCTGTGGTTGTGGGCGGTGGAAATATGATCCGTGGCGAAACTTTAGCCAAGTCCGGAATGGACAGAGCTACTGCAGACTACATGGGAATGCTTGGCACCATTATGAATGGTCTCGCCTTACAAGATGCATGTGAAAAACAAGGGATGTTTACCCGAGTTCTTTCCGCCATCGAAATGAAATCCGTTGCAGAACCTTATATTCGTAGACGTGCCGTTCGCCATTTAGAAAAAAATCGTGTGATTATATTCGCTGGTGGAACAGGAAATCCGTATTTTACAACGGATACAACTGCATCTCTACGAGCGGTGGAAGTAGGATGTGAAGTTATTCTTAAGGCCACAAAAGTGGACGGGGTGTACACTGCGGATCCGAAAAAGGACCCAACGGCAAAACGTTACTTAGAAGTTTCTTTTATGGAGTCCATCAAACACCGCCTAAAGGTTATGGATTCAACTGCTCTTAGTCTCTGTATGGACAATAATATGCCCATCATTGTTTTTGATATCTTTAAGGCAGGAAATTTAAGAAAATTAATCGATGGGGAACCAATTGGTACATTGATCTCCAATTCAGAGGAAGTGATTCTAGATGGTAGATGA
- a CDS encoding isoprenyl transferase, translating to MKLNTTPAHIAVIMDGNGRWAESQGKKRTEGHREGANAIDRLLDVALEYKIPNISLYAFSTENWKRPITEIQAIFGLLVEFIETRLDTIHEKGIRIHHSGARNKLSKTVLSKIDHAMAVTKKNKKLTANFCLNYGGHEEILSNFSRVMAARKSKKETLDKPISAKEFEKYLYTSPLPPVDLLIRTAGEQRISNFLLWQSAYAEMYFTNTLWPDFGRTSLEEALLFFDSRKRKFGGLL from the coding sequence ATGAAGTTGAATACTACGCCTGCGCACATTGCTGTCATCATGGACGGAAATGGAAGGTGGGCCGAAAGCCAGGGGAAAAAAAGAACCGAAGGCCATAGAGAAGGGGCGAACGCAATTGATCGCCTTTTGGATGTGGCCTTGGAATACAAAATTCCCAACATCTCTCTTTATGCTTTTTCCACAGAAAATTGGAAACGCCCTATTACGGAAATCCAAGCCATCTTTGGTTTGTTAGTTGAGTTTATCGAAACAAGACTCGATACCATTCACGAGAAAGGCATTCGTATCCATCACAGTGGAGCACGGAATAAACTTTCTAAAACGGTTCTCTCAAAAATTGACCATGCAATGGCGGTCACAAAAAAGAACAAAAAACTGACTGCCAACTTTTGTTTGAACTATGGTGGTCATGAAGAGATCCTCAGTAATTTTTCACGTGTGATGGCTGCACGGAAGTCCAAAAAAGAAACCTTGGACAAACCCATTAGTGCCAAAGAATTTGAAAAATATTTGTATACATCCCCTTTGCCGCCGGTAGATTTATTGATCAGAACTGCGGGAGAACAAAGGATTTCCAATTTTCTTTTGTGGCAGAGTGCTTATGCTGAAATGTATTTTACGAATACTCTTTGGCCGGACTTTGGAAGAACTTCTTTGGAAGAAGCCCTTCTTTTTTTTGATTCCCGAAAACGTAAATTTGGTGGTTTGTTATGA
- the rpsB gene encoding 30S ribosomal protein S2, with amino-acid sequence MSVISMKSLLEAGVHFGHQTRRWNPKMSPYVYTARNGIHIIDLQKTVQKTKEAYDALKKLTGQGKKVLFVGTKKQARGAIERAAQACSMYYVSNRWLGGLLTNWNTVKKSIARLKRLEQMEENNSFEQEARTKKEALSLKRELEKLRQTLGGIKDMAVVPEILFVIDPKKEEIAVKEAKKLGLKVFAVIDTNCDPEPIDYPIPGNDDAIRAISLFLDTMANAVLEGTGGEVIQTNFAEDMDAEQLALEYQGEYDESGKFIMDDELPPVAKDIPVDAEAAKKAAETAAEVKPTTEG; translated from the coding sequence ATGTCAGTAATTTCCATGAAAAGTCTGCTAGAAGCAGGCGTACACTTCGGTCACCAAACACGTCGTTGGAATCCAAAAATGAGTCCTTATGTTTATACGGCTCGTAACGGAATTCATATCATCGACCTTCAAAAGACTGTTCAAAAAACAAAAGAAGCTTACGATGCTTTGAAAAAACTTACCGGTCAAGGTAAGAAAGTTCTATTTGTAGGAACTAAAAAACAAGCTCGTGGCGCGATTGAAAGAGCCGCACAAGCGTGCAGTATGTACTATGTATCTAACCGTTGGTTAGGTGGACTTTTGACAAACTGGAACACAGTGAAGAAGTCAATTGCTCGTTTGAAAAGACTTGAGCAAATGGAAGAGAACAACTCTTTCGAACAAGAAGCTAGAACTAAAAAAGAAGCACTTTCACTCAAACGTGAGTTAGAAAAACTTCGCCAAACACTTGGCGGAATTAAAGATATGGCTGTTGTGCCTGAGATTCTTTTTGTTATCGATCCTAAAAAAGAAGAAATTGCTGTGAAAGAAGCAAAAAAACTTGGTTTGAAAGTGTTCGCAGTGATTGATACAAACTGTGATCCAGAACCAATCGATTACCCAATTCCAGGTAACGATGATGCAATCCGTGCAATTTCTTTATTCCTTGATACTATGGCAAATGCTGTACTCGAAGGAACAGGTGGAGAAGTCATCCAAACTAATTTTGCTGAAGATATGGACGCAGAACAACTTGCTCTGGAATACCAAGGTGAGTATGATGAGTCTGGAAAATTCATTATGGACGATGAACTTCCTCCAGTTGCAAAAGACATCCCTGTTGATGCAGAAGCTGCTAAAAAAGCAGCGGAAACAGCAGCAGAAGTAAAACCTACTACAGAAGGATAA
- the dxr gene encoding 1-deoxy-D-xylulose-5-phosphate reductoisomerase produces MVGVSVLGISGSVGSSTVKVLRQFKDSFSLRSFSVHSNLELAKALIEEFSPEVISITDSKLEGGLGSKYESTNILYGEDSLSDLVRLPSVSVVVTAVVGARGVKPTIAAIEAGKKIAIANKETLVTFGPLINRLVAKYNTLMVPVDSEHNALFQLIEREKRSNIRAITLTASGGSFRTLPIEDLEHVSVKQALNHPTWSMGPKITVDSAGLINKGLEVIEAHFLFGFSYDEIEVVVHPQSLTHGIIETLDGACLQYTSHPDMIYPIAHSLFYPTPTPKMLVERKPATWKTLEFFPPDLSRYPGLKLAFQAGRAGGTAPSVFNAANEEAVALFLEEKISFTAIPKLIESALNKIPNAFPSDLEGYLEKDRETREFIQKEFQRGGVTI; encoded by the coding sequence ATGGTTGGAGTATCCGTATTAGGAATTTCTGGTTCTGTTGGCTCTTCGACAGTGAAGGTGCTCCGCCAATTTAAAGATTCCTTTTCTTTACGTAGTTTTTCGGTTCATTCGAACTTAGAACTTGCCAAGGCTCTCATTGAAGAATTTTCTCCTGAGGTGATTTCTATCACCGATTCGAAGTTAGAGGGTGGCCTTGGATCCAAATATGAGTCCACTAACATTCTTTATGGGGAAGATTCTTTATCGGATTTAGTGCGTCTTCCTTCTGTTTCTGTGGTTGTAACAGCTGTTGTCGGAGCGAGAGGGGTAAAACCTACCATCGCAGCCATTGAAGCTGGTAAAAAAATTGCCATAGCTAATAAAGAAACTCTAGTGACCTTTGGACCACTGATCAACCGTTTGGTGGCAAAATACAACACTTTAATGGTCCCTGTTGACTCGGAACACAATGCACTCTTTCAGCTGATTGAAAGAGAAAAAAGATCCAATATTCGTGCCATCACTCTCACGGCATCGGGGGGAAGTTTTCGCACTCTTCCTATTGAGGATTTAGAACATGTATCCGTAAAACAGGCGCTAAATCATCCGACTTGGTCGATGGGCCCAAAAATCACAGTGGATTCTGCTGGACTTATTAACAAGGGTCTCGAAGTGATCGAAGCTCATTTTTTATTTGGATTTTCTTATGACGAGATTGAAGTGGTGGTCCACCCACAATCACTCACCCACGGAATCATTGAAACTCTTGACGGCGCTTGTTTGCAATACACAAGCCATCCCGATATGATTTATCCCATTGCACATTCTTTATTTTATCCAACGCCAACACCGAAGATGCTAGTCGAGAGAAAACCCGCAACTTGGAAAACCTTGGAATTTTTTCCACCTGACCTAAGTCGTTATCCTGGACTCAAGCTGGCATTCCAAGCGGGAAGGGCAGGGGGAACGGCACCTAGCGTTTTCAATGCGGCCAATGAAGAAGCTGTTGCATTGTTTTTAGAAGAAAAAATTTCTTTTACCGCCATTCCAAAGTTAATCGAATCGGCATTGAACAAAATTCCGAATGCCTTCCCGAGTGATCTGGAAGGATATTTAGAAAAAGATCGTGAAACACGTGAATTTATCCAAAAAGAATTTCAGAGAGGGGGAGTGACTATATGA
- the tsf gene encoding translation elongation factor Ts codes for MAVSSEQIKDLRERTGAGMMDCKKALEEKGGDIEKAVTYLREKGLAKAAKRAGRETGEGKVIAYIHGTGKTGVLVELNCETDFVANNEAFEALGKEIALQITAMNPLYVNEESIPQSEIDNEMGVQKALLEKEGKKADQIEKILPGKMKKYFEEICLIHQKSIRDNSKTINDLLQEAIAKFGENITVGRFSRFQVGGN; via the coding sequence ATGGCAGTTAGCTCTGAACAAATTAAAGATCTCCGCGAACGTACAGGCGCGGGGATGATGGACTGCAAAAAAGCCCTCGAAGAAAAGGGTGGTGATATTGAAAAAGCAGTTACATACTTAAGAGAAAAAGGTTTAGCGAAAGCAGCAAAACGTGCTGGTCGTGAAACTGGTGAAGGAAAAGTCATCGCTTACATTCACGGAACAGGAAAAACAGGAGTTCTTGTCGAACTTAACTGTGAAACTGACTTCGTTGCAAACAATGAAGCGTTTGAAGCTCTTGGAAAAGAGATTGCTCTTCAAATCACTGCGATGAACCCACTTTACGTAAACGAGGAATCTATTCCTCAGTCAGAAATTGACAATGAGATGGGTGTGCAAAAAGCTCTTCTTGAAAAAGAAGGTAAAAAAGCAGACCAAATCGAAAAAATCCTTCCTGGTAAAATGAAAAAATACTTTGAAGAGATTTGTCTCATCCACCAAAAATCGATTCGTGACAACTCCAAAACCATCAATGACCTTCTCCAAGAAGCCATTGCGAAGTTTGGAGAGAACATTACTGTTGGTAGGTTCTCGAGGTTCCAAGTAGGTGGGAACTAG
- a CDS encoding site-2 protease family protein — translation MIIMVLGAVFMLAVSIFIHELGHLLCGKLVGVEARIFSLGYGKGIWKKRIGKTIYQITAIPIGGYVLFRGDDYSKNKKPRQGDLLSTPPLRRMIPVLGGPFANLVLGFVLLFILELSGDSPSSNRIFIEDANKVSSPAYTAGLRTGDQIVSINGKKTESFEDIFTNVSLTTGDPVEVSYKREEEVKTVQVVPNLYSAGGHPTIGVMPFGERRVVATFTYGEQVSHFMANLLDRDDKSSVYFQEKIEERKDEIPEELLKQREIQEREKSLRRRALSFLKDGDMILQVAGVDVHTVPELQTELGKHQGKTIPVVVERKTYPLLTPWATETVTIQIPVLGANVFEFWDIRHPKFSELGIPYFRLDSYDAEIENRLSNLKVENKTFEKADAFSEYLKQSTGRKDIWIGNMKYSADVNLKPIGLLGFRASMKFEAEKLQKESTVYSSLVGASTKVYENVSTTLKGIGMLFSGLLSPKENLSGPIGIVQIAGISLEYGWVTYLDFVAKISLALMVMNLLPIPMADGGHIVLYAYEAITGRPLPRKAIEAIFRLGFFFLIGLGLYVSFNDVMRIF, via the coding sequence ATGATCATCATGGTACTCGGTGCTGTATTTATGTTAGCGGTTTCTATTTTTATCCATGAATTGGGGCACCTCTTATGTGGAAAGTTGGTCGGAGTAGAAGCTCGCATTTTTTCTCTTGGGTATGGAAAAGGAATTTGGAAAAAAAGAATTGGGAAAACCATCTACCAAATCACTGCCATCCCGATTGGTGGGTATGTTCTTTTTCGTGGGGATGATTATTCTAAAAATAAAAAGCCAAGACAAGGGGATTTGCTTTCCACACCACCACTTCGTCGAATGATTCCTGTTCTTGGTGGTCCATTCGCCAATTTGGTTTTAGGTTTTGTTTTGTTGTTTATATTAGAACTTTCGGGTGATAGTCCTTCTTCTAATCGAATTTTTATCGAAGATGCGAACAAAGTTTCGAGTCCGGCTTATACTGCTGGGCTTCGTACGGGAGATCAAATTGTTTCGATCAATGGGAAAAAAACAGAAAGTTTCGAAGATATATTTACCAATGTCAGTTTGACCACGGGTGATCCTGTGGAAGTTTCTTACAAACGGGAAGAGGAAGTAAAAACCGTACAAGTTGTACCAAATTTATATTCTGCCGGGGGACATCCAACGATTGGAGTGATGCCATTTGGAGAAAGAAGAGTGGTGGCTACTTTTACTTATGGGGAACAAGTCAGTCATTTTATGGCGAACTTACTCGATCGTGATGACAAATCCTCTGTATACTTTCAGGAAAAAATTGAAGAAAGAAAGGATGAAATTCCAGAAGAACTCTTAAAACAAAGAGAAATCCAGGAACGGGAAAAATCCCTTCGTAGGCGAGCTCTCTCTTTCCTAAAAGATGGAGATATGATCCTCCAAGTGGCAGGTGTGGATGTTCATACTGTGCCTGAGCTACAAACAGAACTAGGGAAACATCAGGGAAAAACAATTCCTGTAGTTGTGGAAAGAAAAACCTATCCACTCCTCACTCCTTGGGCGACTGAAACTGTTACGATTCAAATACCTGTGTTAGGTGCCAATGTATTTGAGTTTTGGGACATTAGACATCCTAAGTTTTCGGAATTAGGGATCCCTTACTTCCGGTTGGATAGTTATGATGCGGAAATTGAAAATCGCCTTTCGAACTTAAAAGTTGAAAACAAAACCTTTGAAAAAGCGGATGCCTTTTCGGAATATTTGAAACAATCTACAGGTAGAAAAGACATCTGGATTGGGAATATGAAATATTCTGCTGATGTCAATTTGAAACCGATTGGTTTACTTGGATTTCGTGCTTCGATGAAATTTGAAGCAGAAAAACTTCAAAAAGAATCTACCGTATATTCCTCATTAGTGGGTGCATCCACAAAAGTTTATGAAAATGTATCCACTACTTTAAAAGGAATAGGGATGTTGTTTTCTGGGCTTCTTTCTCCCAAAGAAAATCTATCCGGCCCTATTGGAATTGTACAAATTGCGGGAATTAGTTTGGAATATGGTTGGGTGACTTACCTGGACTTTGTTGCAAAAATTTCTTTAGCGTTAATGGTGATGAATTTACTTCCTATCCCTATGGCTGACGGCGGACATATTGTACTGTATGCTTATGAGGCCATTACAGGTAGACCACTTCCGAGAAAAGCGATCGAAGCTATCTTTCGATTGGGATTTTTCTTTCTCATTGGACTTGGGCTTTATGTTTCGTTTAATGATGTGATGCGTATTTTTTAA
- a CDS encoding phosphatidate cytidylyltransferase, with protein MSETTLRILSAIVLTFVYVFMIFHSSFYYLEFYAFGCVTIYLGLKELYAFCRREDSKPFFGTGLFFSLLIFTVYYIQFLGLQFEVTPPTFVLELSKILREGFHPIPFLLIALSLTVWILQILKRPLDGALFSASATILGPIYLAIPIGHFLLLLAFPFGAYYIFLVSVITFMSDAGAYFGGRWFGKHPAGLKISPKKTWEGYVTGNITAVVGVQILNFTWEHFSGVKLPIGVIESVIVAFVVSIISVMGDLAESAMKRDAKIKDSGSLIPGHGGVLDLADALLFTVPVIYYYFLFKGILGYAV; from the coding sequence ATGAGTGAGACAACACTCCGTATCCTTTCTGCAATTGTATTAACATTTGTATATGTGTTTATGATCTTCCATAGTTCTTTTTACTATTTGGAGTTCTATGCCTTTGGTTGTGTAACCATCTATTTAGGTTTAAAAGAACTGTATGCATTTTGCAGAAGAGAAGATTCCAAACCATTTTTTGGAACTGGTCTGTTCTTTTCCCTTTTGATTTTTACTGTTTATTACATTCAGTTTTTAGGCCTTCAGTTTGAAGTCACTCCTCCTACTTTTGTTTTAGAATTATCTAAGATCCTTCGAGAAGGATTCCATCCGATTCCTTTTTTACTCATTGCACTTTCTCTCACGGTTTGGATTTTACAAATCCTGAAACGTCCGTTAGATGGTGCTTTGTTTTCTGCCAGTGCCACCATTCTTGGGCCAATTTATCTAGCGATTCCCATTGGGCATTTTTTACTCCTACTCGCATTCCCTTTCGGCGCTTATTATATCTTTTTAGTTTCCGTGATTACTTTTATGAGTGATGCAGGAGCCTATTTTGGTGGTCGTTGGTTTGGAAAACATCCTGCCGGACTCAAGATCTCTCCCAAAAAAACTTGGGAAGGTTATGTGACTGGAAATATCACAGCTGTTGTTGGCGTCCAAATTTTAAATTTTACTTGGGAACATTTTAGTGGTGTGAAATTGCCAATTGGAGTCATAGAATCCGTGATCGTGGCTTTTGTGGTTTCTATCATTTCTGTGATGGGAGATTTGGCTGAGTCTGCCATGAAACGAGATGCCAAAATCAAAGATTCGGGAAGTTTGATTCCTGGGCACGGTGGGGTTTTGGATTTGGCAGATGCACTCCTTTTTACCGTTCCTGTGATTTACTATTACTTCCTATTTAAGGGAATTCTCGGTTACGCGGTCTGA
- the frr gene encoding ribosome recycling factor encodes MVDEIIKSMQSKMDKTVDALKKDFGTIRTGKANPMMVEDVRVDYYGTLTPLNQLGKIACPEPRVILITPFEKGMLKDIEKAIFAASLGLTPNNDGSSIRINIPELTGERRKELAKVVKQKAEEKKVAIRNIRRDANDELKKHQAEMSQDELKGHQDKIQKITDSYIAKLGDLEKEKEKEITTL; translated from the coding sequence ATGGTAGATGAAATTATAAAATCCATGCAGTCTAAAATGGACAAAACCGTTGATGCTTTGAAAAAAGACTTCGGTACGATTCGTACGGGAAAAGCAAATCCAATGATGGTGGAAGATGTTCGAGTTGACTATTATGGAACACTCACCCCTTTAAACCAACTTGGTAAAATTGCTTGCCCAGAACCTCGTGTCATCCTCATCACTCCTTTTGAAAAAGGAATGTTGAAAGACATCGAAAAGGCAATTTTTGCAGCAAGTCTTGGACTCACTCCAAACAACGATGGGTCTAGTATCCGAATCAATATCCCTGAACTAACAGGGGAAAGACGGAAAGAACTTGCAAAAGTGGTCAAACAAAAGGCCGAAGAAAAAAAAGTTGCCATTCGTAACATCCGTCGTGATGCCAATGATGAATTAAAAAAACACCAGGCAGAAATGTCCCAAGATGAATTAAAAGGCCATCAAGACAAAATCCAAAAAATTACGGATTCTTATATTGCCAAATTGGGAGACTTAGAAAAGGAAAAAGAAAAAGAGATCACTACTCTTTAA
- a CDS encoding proline--tRNA ligase gives MKASSYLIPTAKEDPQDAVVASHKLMTRAGLIRKSAAGLYSYLPLGLRILKKIEGIVRSEMDRAGALEFQLPILTPSEIWKESGRWDKMGKEMFRLKDRHDNESCLGPTHEESFCVLVKPMVRSYKDLPINVYQIHTKFRDEIRPRFGVIRSREFTMKDAYSFHLDDESLDKTYQTMRKTYRRIFAGMGLSTIPVQADSGNMGGSASEEFMVVSPIGEETLTICPSCQYSGNIEKTPVIRNQSITKQAFAGSDKIHTPSKKTIAEVAEFIKTKEENLLKAVALWADGTYVLVFLEGDRELNENKLKNHLGCNELRPMGPAEMEKLGLVPGFIGPGFPKSEKLKVIIDSLIDLNFGYISGANEVDHHTAGIQVSKFFTEEEVTRIDVSQSKVGDPCPNCGTGLTAEKGIEVGHIFKLGQKYSKAFDITVLNDKGKATTTTMGCYGIGVNRCMATVIEQCNDDKGIFWPISIAPFTVCLVSIAKNPEDIAKIESIYNALVAAGIEVLWDDRDLGPGFKFKDSELIGFPIRLTLGKGFLEKGEITILDRKSMTEETVSFSTNEDLVKKLQNQIRSLHETLEKAVEQVGT, from the coding sequence ATGAAAGCTAGTTCCTATTTGATTCCTACGGCAAAAGAAGATCCGCAAGATGCAGTGGTTGCATCTCATAAACTAATGACAAGAGCAGGGCTCATTCGTAAATCTGCTGCGGGTTTGTATTCTTATTTACCACTTGGACTTAGAATTTTAAAAAAAATTGAAGGTATTGTTCGTTCTGAAATGGACCGCGCCGGTGCCTTGGAATTTCAACTTCCCATTTTAACTCCTAGTGAAATTTGGAAAGAGTCTGGTCGTTGGGATAAAATGGGGAAAGAGATGTTTCGTTTGAAAGATCGGCATGATAATGAAAGTTGTCTGGGACCGACTCATGAAGAATCTTTTTGTGTACTCGTGAAACCAATGGTTCGTTCTTACAAAGACCTACCTATCAATGTGTATCAAATCCATACAAAGTTTAGAGATGAAATTCGTCCAAGGTTTGGAGTGATTCGTTCTCGTGAATTTACAATGAAGGATGCCTATTCCTTTCATTTAGATGATGAATCTTTAGATAAAACGTATCAAACAATGCGTAAAACCTACCGTAGGATTTTTGCGGGGATGGGACTTTCTACGATCCCTGTTCAAGCGGATTCGGGAAATATGGGTGGGTCTGCCTCAGAAGAATTTATGGTGGTGTCTCCGATTGGTGAAGAAACACTTACGATTTGCCCTTCTTGCCAATATTCCGGAAATATTGAAAAAACTCCTGTGATTCGTAATCAAAGTATAACAAAACAGGCGTTTGCTGGAAGTGACAAGATCCATACTCCATCCAAAAAAACAATAGCAGAAGTTGCTGAGTTTATCAAAACGAAGGAAGAAAATCTCTTAAAAGCAGTTGCCCTCTGGGCAGACGGAACCTATGTCCTTGTTTTTTTAGAGGGTGACCGTGAACTCAACGAGAACAAACTAAAAAACCATTTGGGTTGTAATGAACTAAGACCTATGGGTCCGGCTGAAATGGAAAAACTGGGGCTTGTTCCCGGATTCATTGGTCCAGGATTTCCAAAATCGGAAAAACTCAAAGTCATCATTGATTCTCTTATCGATTTGAATTTTGGTTATATATCTGGTGCTAACGAAGTGGATCACCATACGGCAGGAATCCAAGTTTCTAAATTTTTTACAGAAGAGGAAGTCACAAGGATTGATGTATCGCAATCCAAAGTAGGAGATCCTTGTCCTAACTGTGGAACTGGTCTCACTGCAGAAAAAGGAATCGAAGTAGGCCATATTTTTAAGTTAGGTCAAAAATATTCCAAAGCTTTTGATATCACTGTTTTAAATGATAAAGGAAAAGCAACCACAACGACTATGGGTTGTTATGGGATTGGTGTAAATCGTTGTATGGCCACCGTCATCGAACAATGTAACGATGATAAAGGGATTTTTTGGCCTATATCCATTGCTCCGTTTACTGTTTGTTTGGTGAGTATCGCTAAAAATCCAGAGGATATTGCAAAAATTGAATCCATTTACAATGCTTTAGTGGCAGCAGGAATTGAAGTTCTTTGGGATGACCGGGACCTAGGGCCTGGTTTTAAATTCAAAGATTCGGAGCTCATTGGTTTTCCGATCAGACTCACTCTTGGGAAGGGATTTTTGGAAAAAGGGGAAATCACCATCCTCGACCGCAAATCAATGACGGAAGAAACCGTTTCCTTTTCAACGAATGAAGATTTGGTAAAAAAACTGCAAAATCAAATCCGGAGCCTTCACGAGACCCTTGAGAAAGCTGTCGAGCAAGTGGGAACATGA